The Sinorhizobium fredii genome contains the following window.
AGGCCCAAGGGAGGAGAAAGTGATGAAAGTTCTGAAATCATTGATGGTGACGGCCGCCGTCGCCGCGGCGCTCATGGCAAACGCCGCCCATGCGGAGAACAAGAAGATCGCCCTCGTCGTCAAGGCGCTCGGCATCGGCTTCTTCGAGGCCGCCAACAAGGGCGCCCAGGAAGCGGCCAAGGAACTCGGCGACGTCGAGATCATCTATACCGGTCCGACCTCGACGACCGCCGAGGGGCAGATCGAGGTGATCAACTCGCTGATCGCCCAGAAGGTCGATGCGATCGCGGTTTCGGCCAATGACACCGACGCGCTCGTGCCGGCGCTCAAGAAGGCGATGGACCGCGGTATCAAGGTCATTTCCTGGGATTCGGGTGTCGCCAAGGAAGGCCGGCTGATGCATCTCAACCCGTCGTCGAGCCCGCTGATCGGCAACATGATCATCAAGCTCGCCGCCGATAACCTGCCGGAGGGCGGCGACGTCGCCGTGCTCTCGGCTTCGGCAACGGCCACTAACCAGAACACCTGGATTGCCGAGATGAAGAAGGTCCAGGGCAACTACAAGGGCATCAATGTCGTGGCCACCGTCTATGGCGACGACCTAGCCGACAAGTCCTATCGCGAGACGCAAGGCCTCATCCAGTCCTATCCGAACCTGAAGGCGATCATTGCGCCGACCTCGGTCGGCATCGTCGCCGCCGCTCAGGCCGTCACCGACGCGGGCAAGATCGGCCAGATCAACGTCACGGGTCTTGGATTGCCATCCGAAATGGCCGGTCACGTCAAGTCCGGCGCCTCGAAGTCCTTCGCCATCTGGAACCCGATCGACCTCGGCTATTCGGCAACGATGATCGCCTATGATCTCATCGGCGGGGCCGAAGCCAAGCCCGGCGCGGAACTGAAGATGGGCCGCATGGGTACCGTCAAGCTCGACGACAACAATGAAGGCGCCATGGCCGACCCGTTCGTCTATGATGCCAAGAACGTCGAGGAATTCGCGAAGATCTTCTGATCGGCGCGACCGGTATATGCCCCTCATCCGGCCTGCCGGCCACCTTCTCCCCGTTTGTCGGGGAGGAGGGACCAAGCGGCCGCGTCTCGCCCTCACCCTCACCAACGCCGGCGCAAACCGCGCACTGCGAAGGGGGCCCTCTCCCCGTCAAAACGGGGAGAGGGCCAGGGCGAGGGGCAACTGACAATCGAAGGCGCCCCGATGGGCTGGCCGACTGACTTGGTGGACTCTCTCTTGTTGCAGGAACCAACCACATCGCGGATGAAGCCCGCCATCACGCTCGAGGGCATATCGAAGTCCTTCCCGGGCGTGCGTGCGCTCTCCGACGTCTCCCTCGCGCTTTATCCGGGTTCGGTGACGGCGCTGATCGGCGAGAACGGCGCCGGCAAATCGACGCTCGTCAAGATCCTGACCGGCATCTATCAACCCGATGCCGGCGTGATCCGGGTCGCCGATACGGAAACCACATTCCCCACCGCCCTTGCCGCGGCCAGGGCCGGGGTCACGGCGATCCATCAGGAGACGGTTCTCTTCGACGAGCTCTCCGTTGCGGAAAACATCTTCCTCGGCCACGCCCCGCGCAACCGCTTCGGCTTCATCGACTGGCAGAAGCTCAATGCCGATGCCAAGGCCCTGCTGCAGAGGGCCGGCGCCGATTTCGATCCGACGATCCGGCTGCGCGATCTCGGCATCGCCAAGAAGCACCTTGTGGCGATCGCCCGCGCGCTGTCCGTCGATGCGCAGGTCGTGATCATGGATGAGCCGACGGCGGCGCTGTCGCACAAGGAAATCCATGAGCTCTACGCGCTCATCGAGCGGCTCAAGGCCGAAGGCAAGGCGATCCTCTTCATCAGCCACAAGTTCGACGAGATCTTCCGGATCGCCGACCGCTACACGGTCTTCCGCGACGGCACGATGGTCGGCGAGGGGCTGATTGCCGACGTTCACCAGGACGATCTCGTCCGCATGATGGTCGGCCGTGCGGTCGATTCCGTCTATCCCAAGAAGGACGTCAGGATCGGCGATCCGGTGCTGACCGTCTCCGGCTACCGCCACCCGACCGAATTCGAGGACATCAATTTCGAGCTGCGGCGCGGCGAAATCCTCGGCTTCTACGGCCTGGTCGGCGCTGGCCGCTCGGAGTTCATGCAGTCGCTGATCGGCATCACCCGGCCATCGGCGGGTGCCGTCAGGCTCAATGGCGAGGTGCTGGTCATCCGCAGTCCGGCCGAGGCGATCCGCGCCGGCATCGTCTATGTGCCGGAGGAACGCGGCCGCCAGGGCGCGATCATCGGCATGCCGATCTTCCAGAACGTAACCCTGCCGTCGCTTTCCCACACCTCGCGCTCGGGCTTCCTGAAGCTCGCCAACGAGTTCGCGCTGGCGCGCGAGTATACATCCCGCCTCGATCTCCGCGCCGCTTCGCTCGATCAGGACGTCGGCACGCTCTCCGGCGGCAATCAGCAGAAGGTGGTGATCGCCAAGTGGCTGGCGACGAAGCCCAAGGTCATCATTCTCGACGAGCCGACGAAGGGCATCGACATCGGCTCGAAGGCCGCCGTCCACGCCTTCATGAGCGAGCTCGCGGCGCAAGGCTTGAGCGTCATCATGGTGTCTTCGGAAATCCCCGAGATCATGGGCATGTCCGATCGCGTCATCGTCATGCGCGAGGGCCGGTTTGCCGGCCGCTTCGAACGCTCCGAACTGACGGCCGAAAAGCTGGTGCGCGCGGCAGCGGGCATTGAAGCGCAACGCAACGGGAGGGCCGGATGATCGCCAAGCTCCTCAAGAACCGCGAGATCCTGCTCGTCGGCGCGATTGCCGTGCTGCTCGCCTTGATCGCCTTGCGCTTTCCGGCATTCGTCGGACCCTCCAACCTCGCTCGGGTCTACAACGACACGTCGATCCTGATCATCCTGGCGCTCGGCCAGATGGCCGTCATCCTCACCCGATGCATCGATCTGTCGATGGCGGCCAATCTGGCGCTTTGCGGCATGGTTGCCGCCATGCTGAACGCCGCCTTTCCCGGCCTGCCGATCCCGCTCATCATTCTTGCCGCCATGGCGCTCGGCGGTCTGCTCGGCATGATCAATGGCACGCTCGTCTGGAAGCTCGACATCCCGCCGATCGTCGTCACGCTCGGAACGCTGACGATCTATCGCGGCCTGATCTTCCTCTTGACCGACGGCAAGTGGATCAATGCCCACGAGATGAGCGACGCCTTCAAGGCGCTGCCGCGGCTCGATCTCGCCGGCGTGCCTGTACTGTCCTGGCTGTCGCTGCTGATGATCGCGGTCATGTTCCTGGTGATGAGCCGGACGCCGCTCGGCCGGGCCTTCTATGCGGTCGGCGGCAATCCGCACGCCGCCGTCTATACGGGCATCGATGTCGGCCGCACCCGCTTCTTCGCTTATTGCCTGTCGGGCGCGCTCGCCGGCCTTTCGGGCTATCTCTGGGTGTCGCGCTATGCGGTCGCCTATGTCGACATCGCCGCCGGCTTCGAGCTCGACATCATCGCGGCCTGCGTCATCGGTGGCATTTCGATCGCCGGCGGCATCGGCTCCGTGGCCGGCGCCGTGCTCGGGTCGCTCTTCCTCGGCGTCATCAAGAACGCGCTTCCCGTCATCAATATCTCGCCCTTCGCGCAGATGGCGATCTCCGGAACGGTCATCATCATTGCCGTTGCCGTCAACGCCCGCGCCGAGCGGCGCAAGGGCCGGGTCATTCTCAAGAAAGCGGAGGCGGTCTGATGGCTGACGCTCAACTCTCTCCCCGCAATATCCCGGATCGCCTCGAGGCAGGCGGCGCCCGCCTGATGAAGAGCTGGGAGGCGCTGCTCATCGTGGTCGCTACCCTCATCTTCCTCGGCAATTCCTTTGCCTCGCCCTATTTCTTGGACCCGTGGAATCTCTCCGACGCCACCTTCAACTTTACCGAAAAGGCGATGATCGCCTTTGCCATGGCGCTGGTGATCATCTCGGGCGAGATCGACCTCTCGGTCGCCTCGATCATCGCGCTCGCCTCGACGGCCATGGGCTATGCGGTGCAACTCGGCGTCGATACCCCGGCGCTTGTCGCGATCGGTCTTTCCGTCGGGCTTGCCTGCGGCGCCATCAACGGATTGCTGATCACCGGCCTCGGTCTGCCGTCGATCGTCGTGACGATCGGCACGATGAGCCTGTTTCGAGGCCTGTCCTTCATCATTCTCGGCGACCAGGCCTTCACCGGCTATCCGGAAAGCTTCGCCTGGTTCGGCCAGGGCTATGTCTGGTGGGTCTTCTCCTTCGAGTTCACGCTCTTCGTGCTGCTCGCCGTCGCCTATGGCGTGCTGCTCCACAAGACGAATTTCGGCCGCGCCGTCTATGCCATCGGCAACAACCAGACAGCGGCGCTCTTTTCCGGCGTGCGGGTGGCGCGGGTGAAGTTCACGCTGTTCCTGCTGACAGGCCTGATGGCTGGCCTCGCCTCGGTCTGCCTCACCTCTCGCCTCGGCTCGACGCGCCCCTCGATCGCGCTCGGCTGGGAGCTTGAGGTCGTCACCATGGTCGTGCTCGGCGGCGTCAACATTCTCGGCGGCTCGGGAACCATACCCGGCGTCGTGCTGGCGGCGCTGATCATGGGCATGGTCACCTTCGGTTTCGGCCTGTTGAACGTACCGGGCATCGTCATGTCGATCTTCATCGGCCTGCTGCTGATTTCGGTGATCGCCCTGCCGATCCTGTGGCGGCGCGCCCGCCGCCGTCTCGCGCATTGAGGTTTCTCCCATGGAAAAATACGCGTTCCGCATGCGGCTCAATCCAGGCATGGCCGAGGAATACAAGGCGCGCCACGACGCGATCTGGCCCGAGCTGGTGGCTCTGCTGAAAGACGCCGGGATATCGGACTACTCGATCCATCTTGACGAGGAGACGAACCTGCTCTTCGGCGTTCTCTGGCGGACGGACAATCACCAGATGGCCGATCTGCCGTCGCACCAGGTGATGCAGAAATGGTGGGCCCATATGGCCGACATCATGGAAACCCGTGCCGACAACGAGCCGGTCGCCGTGCCGCTCAAGACCGTCTTCCATCTCAGCTGACATGAAGACCGTCGCCGTCATCGATATCGGCAAGACCAACGCCAAGGTCGCGTTGGTCGACCTCGCGCGCTTCGAGGAGATCGCCGTCCGCAAGACGCCCAACATCGTCGTGGAGGCGGGGCTCTATCCCCACTTCGACGTCGAGCATCTCTGGCGGTTCATTCTTGGGGGCCTTGCAGAGCTGCACCGTGTACATCCGGTGGATGCGATCTCAGTCACAACACATGGGGCGACAGCGGTCCTGCTGGATCAAGCGGGCGAACTCGCCCTGCCGGTCCTCGACTACGAATTTGCCGGCCCGGACGCGCTCGCCGAGGAATATGGCCGGGCGCGTCCAGCCTTTTCAGAAACCGGGTCGGCCCGCCTGCCGATGGGGCTCAATGTCGGTGCTCAGCTTTTCTGGCAGCAGCGTGCGTTTCCCGAGCAGTTCGCCAAGGTTGCGACCATCCTCACCTATGCGCAATACTGGTCCTACCGCCTGACTGGCGTTGCCACCAACGAGCTGACCTCGCTCGGCTGTCATACCGATCTCTGGAACCCTCTAACCGCGGCGTTTTCGACATTGGTCGAGGCACAGGGTTGGGCGCGGCTGTTCGCGCCTGTGCGCAAGGCGGGCGACGTGATCGGCGGATTGCTGCCTCCTCTGGCCGCGGCCGCGGGGCTGCCATCCGGCTTGCCGGTCTATTGCGGCATTCACGATTCGAACGCCTCGCTGCTGCCGCACCTCTTGACACGCCGGGCACCGTTTTCCGTCGTCTCGACCGGAACCTGGGTGGTGATGCTGGCGATCGGCGGCGAGCAGGCGGAGCTCGATGAAACCCGCGACACGCTGATCAATGTCAACGCGCTTGGCGACCCGGTGCCGTCTGCCCGCTTCATGGGCGGCCGCGCCTTCTCGATGCTCGTCGGCGACAATCCGCCGCCGGCCTCGACCGAAGCCGAAGCGCGCGTGCTTGCGGGAGGCTACATGCTGCTGCCGTCGGTTCTGGGCGGCTCCGGCCCTTTTCCCTCGGCACGGCCGCGTTGGACGGTGAACGAGGCAGACCTTGCCCCGCCCGAACGACTTGCCGCCGTCTCCTTCCATCTCGCCCTGATGACGGCGACCTGCCTCGATCTCATCGGCGCCAGGGGAGAAATCGTCGTGGAAGGGCCTTTCGCCGCGAATGGCGCCTATCTGCGGATGCTGGCCGCTGCGACCGGCCGGCCGGCGCTCGCCAACAGCCTGAGCAGCACCGGAACGAGCCTTGGTGCAGCCTGCCTCGTCGCAGGCGCCCGGATCAGGACGGGTGCCGAAGTCTTCTCGGAAGCGGTTCCGGAAGGCTATGCCGGTTACGCACGGAAATGGCAGCGCTTGACCGCTGAGCATGTGGCTGCAAGCGCATCTTCGCTCGATAGATGAAGTAGAATCCGGCGGATATTCTTGGGCTTGGTAGAAAGACCGCGCGTCAGAAAATGTTGCGGTTTGCCGCCCGTCTATGTTCGAGATTGATGACGATCGAGATCGCGGTCATTGCGAGGATTGCGATGGTGGCGGCACTAATTCCAAGAACAATCATTGCTCATTCCCGTGGACGCATCTTCATGATGTCGCCTGTACCTGTGACGGTGCAGCTTGCGCGGTTCGCGCCTATTTGACCTTCGCTTCGATACTGGACGACAAGTAGAGCCGCAATTCTAAACTCTTGTGATTAAAAACCTGTTGTCTCCAGCACAGTAAAACAGTGCGGAGCAGCGGCGATTAGCGTGTTGGTTGCATTTTAGCGATTCCGACTACGGGCCGGAAACCGTTAACCTTCAAGCAAGGAATTAACCATAAACATGGTCCAACACGTCGGAATAGGAAGTCTCAGCTTCTCTCAAGGCATGATGCCGCACCGCCGTACCGGTTCCGGTCCGGTATGCAATCTCACAGACGTTACTTGCGGGATGGACGATAGAGAACGCTCAGGCGCGCCGATCTTACCGACTGGGCGTGACCGGCCATAGCCCCTCAACGGGCCACATCTTCCCTCAGGCAAGTTTCGACTACGCATCAGGCCGGGGAACAGCGTGCAGCAGGAAGCGTCAGATCAGGCAAGGAAGGGCCAGGCGGGCAGTCTGCTCGAGCGCCTGCGCTTTGCCGGGCTCGACGAGGGAGCCTGCGCGCTTCTGCGGGACCGTCGCCAGGCCCTGTCGCCGCGCATCGAGCTTGCGCTGCGCGACCTTTTTCACCGGTTGCAGACCAAACCGGACGCCGCTCGCCATTTCGACAACGATCGCCAGCTCGACCGACTGCACGATCTTCACTCCTCCCACTGGAACGTGCTGACCGATGCCCGTTTCGACGGGCTCTACGCCGAGCGCGTCAAGGTGCTCGCCGACACGGAAGCGCGCATGGGGCTCGACCCGCGCTGGCAACTCGCGAGCCATTCGGTGGTGCTGGAACATCTCATCGTCGGCGCAATCGAGGATGCCTGGCCCAAGCTTCCTTTCGGCAAGGCACGCAGGAACGAACTTTGCCGTCTCGTCGCCGCTCTCGTGCGTGCTGCCTTCGTCGATAGCGAGATCGCCGTGTCGCTGCGCTTCAACGCGCTCCGCCAGCAGCATCAGCGCCAGCTTTCCGAGCAGCGCAAGGGCGACGAGTCCGAAGTAGCGGCGCTGTTTTCGGATTTCCTGCAGGCTCTCGCCGACGGCGACCTCGGCGCCCGGCTGCCGACGGAGACACCTGATGTCTACCGGCCGATCGCCGCCGGGCTGAATGCCGCCTTGGACCAGATCCAGCAGGCTCTGCAGTCCGGAGACAAGCGTGCAGCGGCGGCCGAAGGGATGGTGGAAAGCCTTCGCAGCCGCACCAACGCGTTTTCCGGCACCGCAGGCAGCGAGGCCGAGGCCCTGACCGGCCAGGTCGCAGCGCTTGGGGCGATGACCGAACGCATGCGCTCCGGCTCGTTCAGGATCAGCGAGGCCGAGGCCAAGGCGAGCGAAACGCGCCGTGCTGCGGAGCGCAGCGGCGAGATTGCCGGTCAGGCGATCTCCGCCATGGCGGATATCGAGGCGTCCGCGGAGAAGATTGGCCAGATCATCGGCGTGATCGACGAGATTGCCTTCCAGACGAATCTGCTCGCCCTCAATGCCGGCATCGAAGCGGCACGCGCCGGCGAGAGTGGCCGCGGCTTCGCGGTCGTCGCGCAGGAAGTCCGGGCGCTGGCGCAACGCTCCGGCGAGGCGGCGCGCGAGATCAAGCAGCTCGTCAACGGCACGAAGACGCAGGTCGAAGCCGGCGTCGAGATCGTCGGTCAGACGCAGAATGCGATCAGCAGCATCGTCGAACAGGTCATCTCGATCAATGCCGCCGTCTCCGGCATCGCCCGCGAGGCGGAAGCGCAGGTCAGCGATCTGGCCGCCGCGGCGACCGAGATCGGCGGTATTTCGACGGCGATCGGTCGAAGCGCGACGGTCGCTGGTGAGGCGGCGGCTTCGACCGAGGATCTCCACGGCACCATTGTGGAGCTCGGTAAGACGATCCGCCGCTTCCGTTTCGAGCGCCAGGCGGGATTAAGGGCTCCGACCTTTGTCCAGCCGTCCGCGCTTTTGCCGCAAGTCGACGAGGACGAACGAGCGATGCCGTTCAGCGATGACGCCGCCTCGGGGCGCCAGGTCGCCGGATGGCGGCGCTAAGGTCAGGGAACAGGTCAGTCGAGGGACAGAATGGCCAGCAAGAATACCGCAAAGAAATCGCTGAAGCTCGCTCCGGTGCTGGACCTGAACGAGGCGACCGCGCTGCATGAAAGGCTGCTATCGCTCAAGGGCGCTCCGGTCGTCATCGACGCGTCCGCCGTCGAGCGGATCGGAACGCTCTGCGCACAGGTGCTGATGGCCGGAGCCAGAAGTTGGGAAGAAGACCGGATGTCCTTCACCTTTGCTAAGGTGTCGGACGCTTTCGTTAAAACGACACAGCTCATCGGCGTGGACATCGCGCCCCTGATGGCAAAGGAGATTTGAGAAATGAAGAAGAGAGTTCTGACTGTGGACGACTCCCGGACGATCCGGAACATGCTTCTTGTTACCCTCAACAATGCCGGCTTCGAAACGATCCAGGCCGAAGATGGCGTCGAAGGGCTCGAAGTGCTGGAGACGGCCAATCCCGACGTGATCGTCACGGACATCAACATGCCCCGCCTCGACGGCTTCGGCTTCATCGAAGGCGTGCGCAGGAACGACCGCTACCGTGCCGTTCCCATCCTGGTGCTCACCACCGAAAGCGACGCCGAGAAGAAGAACCGCGCGCGGCAGGCGGGCGCCACCGGCTGGATTGTCAAGCCGTTCGACCCGACCAAGCTGATCGATGCCATCGAGCGCGTAACGGCCTGAGATCCGAGGGTAGCCTCCAATGGATATGAACGAAATCAAAGAGATCTTCTTCCAGGAATGCGAGGAGCAGCTCGCGGAACTGGAGTCGGGTCTCCTGAAGCTCAATGACGGCGACCGCGATCCCGAGACGGTCAACGCCGTCTTCCGCGCTGTCCACTCAATCAAGGGTGGCGCCGGTGCGTTCGGTCTCGATGACCTCGTCTCGTTTGCGCACGTCTTCGAGACGACGCTCGATTGCGTTCGATCCAACAGGCTTGAGCCCAACCAGGACGTCCTGAAGGTCATGCTGAAATCGGCGGACGTGCTTGCCGATCTCACCAATGCCGCCCGGGACGGCGGCAGCGTCGACGAGGCGCGCAGCCGTCAGCTGATCAAGGAGCTCGAGGCGCTCGCCAATGGTGAATTGCCGCAGGCGGCCGCTGCCGAGCCGGTGGCAAAGCCGGCGCCTGTTGCCGCACCGGCCCCGGCGCCCGCACCCGCTCCGGTGGTCAACGAGGAAGGCTTCCAGCCCGTCGCCTTCTCCTTCGACGAGTTCGAGGCGAACGAGCCTCCGGCGGTCGAGCCCTCGACCTTCGAAATCCTCTTCAGGCCGAAGTCCGAGCTCTATGCCAA
Protein-coding sequences here:
- the rhaS gene encoding rhamnose ABC transporter substrate-binding protein, with amino-acid sequence MKVLKSLMVTAAVAAALMANAAHAENKKIALVVKALGIGFFEAANKGAQEAAKELGDVEIIYTGPTSTTAEGQIEVINSLIAQKVDAIAVSANDTDALVPALKKAMDRGIKVISWDSGVAKEGRLMHLNPSSSPLIGNMIIKLAADNLPEGGDVAVLSASATATNQNTWIAEMKKVQGNYKGINVVATVYGDDLADKSYRETQGLIQSYPNLKAIIAPTSVGIVAAAQAVTDAGKIGQINVTGLGLPSEMAGHVKSGASKSFAIWNPIDLGYSATMIAYDLIGGAEAKPGAELKMGRMGTVKLDDNNEGAMADPFVYDAKNVEEFAKIF
- a CDS encoding sugar ABC transporter ATP-binding protein; this encodes MKPAITLEGISKSFPGVRALSDVSLALYPGSVTALIGENGAGKSTLVKILTGIYQPDAGVIRVADTETTFPTALAAARAGVTAIHQETVLFDELSVAENIFLGHAPRNRFGFIDWQKLNADAKALLQRAGADFDPTIRLRDLGIAKKHLVAIARALSVDAQVVIMDEPTAALSHKEIHELYALIERLKAEGKAILFISHKFDEIFRIADRYTVFRDGTMVGEGLIADVHQDDLVRMMVGRAVDSVYPKKDVRIGDPVLTVSGYRHPTEFEDINFELRRGEILGFYGLVGAGRSEFMQSLIGITRPSAGAVRLNGEVLVIRSPAEAIRAGIVYVPEERGRQGAIIGMPIFQNVTLPSLSHTSRSGFLKLANEFALAREYTSRLDLRAASLDQDVGTLSGGNQQKVVIAKWLATKPKVIILDEPTKGIDIGSKAAVHAFMSELAAQGLSVIMVSSEIPEIMGMSDRVIVMREGRFAGRFERSELTAEKLVRAAAGIEAQRNGRAG
- a CDS encoding ABC transporter permease; its protein translation is MIAKLLKNREILLVGAIAVLLALIALRFPAFVGPSNLARVYNDTSILIILALGQMAVILTRCIDLSMAANLALCGMVAAMLNAAFPGLPIPLIILAAMALGGLLGMINGTLVWKLDIPPIVVTLGTLTIYRGLIFLLTDGKWINAHEMSDAFKALPRLDLAGVPVLSWLSLLMIAVMFLVMSRTPLGRAFYAVGGNPHAAVYTGIDVGRTRFFAYCLSGALAGLSGYLWVSRYAVAYVDIAAGFELDIIAACVIGGISIAGGIGSVAGAVLGSLFLGVIKNALPVINISPFAQMAISGTVIIIAVAVNARAERRKGRVILKKAEAV
- a CDS encoding ABC transporter permease gives rise to the protein MADAQLSPRNIPDRLEAGGARLMKSWEALLIVVATLIFLGNSFASPYFLDPWNLSDATFNFTEKAMIAFAMALVIISGEIDLSVASIIALASTAMGYAVQLGVDTPALVAIGLSVGLACGAINGLLITGLGLPSIVVTIGTMSLFRGLSFIILGDQAFTGYPESFAWFGQGYVWWVFSFEFTLFVLLAVAYGVLLHKTNFGRAVYAIGNNQTAALFSGVRVARVKFTLFLLTGLMAGLASVCLTSRLGSTRPSIALGWELEVVTMVVLGGVNILGGSGTIPGVVLAALIMGMVTFGFGLLNVPGIVMSIFIGLLLISVIALPILWRRARRRLAH
- the rhaM gene encoding L-rhamnose mutarotase; protein product: MEKYAFRMRLNPGMAEEYKARHDAIWPELVALLKDAGISDYSIHLDEETNLLFGVLWRTDNHQMADLPSHQVMQKWWAHMADIMETRADNEPVAVPLKTVFHLS
- a CDS encoding FGGY-family carbohydrate kinase, whose product is MKTVAVIDIGKTNAKVALVDLARFEEIAVRKTPNIVVEAGLYPHFDVEHLWRFILGGLAELHRVHPVDAISVTTHGATAVLLDQAGELALPVLDYEFAGPDALAEEYGRARPAFSETGSARLPMGLNVGAQLFWQQRAFPEQFAKVATILTYAQYWSYRLTGVATNELTSLGCHTDLWNPLTAAFSTLVEAQGWARLFAPVRKAGDVIGGLLPPLAAAAGLPSGLPVYCGIHDSNASLLPHLLTRRAPFSVVSTGTWVVMLAIGGEQAELDETRDTLINVNALGDPVPSARFMGGRAFSMLVGDNPPPASTEAEARVLAGGYMLLPSVLGGSGPFPSARPRWTVNEADLAPPERLAAVSFHLALMTATCLDLIGARGEIVVEGPFAANGAYLRMLAAATGRPALANSLSSTGTSLGAACLVAGARIRTGAEVFSEAVPEGYAGYARKWQRLTAEHVAASASSLDR
- a CDS encoding globin-coupled sensor protein; protein product: MQQEASDQARKGQAGSLLERLRFAGLDEGACALLRDRRQALSPRIELALRDLFHRLQTKPDAARHFDNDRQLDRLHDLHSSHWNVLTDARFDGLYAERVKVLADTEARMGLDPRWQLASHSVVLEHLIVGAIEDAWPKLPFGKARRNELCRLVAALVRAAFVDSEIAVSLRFNALRQQHQRQLSEQRKGDESEVAALFSDFLQALADGDLGARLPTETPDVYRPIAAGLNAALDQIQQALQSGDKRAAAAEGMVESLRSRTNAFSGTAGSEAEALTGQVAALGAMTERMRSGSFRISEAEAKASETRRAAERSGEIAGQAISAMADIEASAEKIGQIIGVIDEIAFQTNLLALNAGIEAARAGESGRGFAVVAQEVRALAQRSGEAAREIKQLVNGTKTQVEAGVEIVGQTQNAISSIVEQVISINAAVSGIAREAEAQVSDLAAAATEIGGISTAIGRSATVAGEAAASTEDLHGTIVELGKTIRRFRFERQAGLRAPTFVQPSALLPQVDEDERAMPFSDDAASGRQVAGWRR
- a CDS encoding STAS domain-containing protein, with amino-acid sequence MASKNTAKKSLKLAPVLDLNEATALHERLLSLKGAPVVIDASAVERIGTLCAQVLMAGARSWEEDRMSFTFAKVSDAFVKTTQLIGVDIAPLMAKEI
- a CDS encoding response regulator, which gives rise to MKKRVLTVDDSRTIRNMLLVTLNNAGFETIQAEDGVEGLEVLETANPDVIVTDINMPRLDGFGFIEGVRRNDRYRAVPILVLTTESDAEKKNRARQAGATGWIVKPFDPTKLIDAIERVTA